The proteins below are encoded in one region of Epinephelus lanceolatus isolate andai-2023 chromosome 7, ASM4190304v1, whole genome shotgun sequence:
- the slitrk4 gene encoding SLIT and NTRK-like protein 4 — protein MLLVLLLAAFSSSISGSLSSSLSSPSMSDGPQMADPSASDLMAETCSACSCMSVENVLYANCEKITVYRPTQLIPPPSSLYHLNFQNNFLIILYPNSFLNFTHAVSLQLGNNKLQNIEGGAFMGMSALKQLHLNNNELKVLRADTFLGIENLEYLQADYNLIKYIEKGAFNKLHKLKVLILNDNLIQALPDNIFRFASLTHLDIRGNRIQKLPYLGVLEHIGRIVELQLDDNPWNCTCDLAPLKAWLENMPYNIFIGEAICETPSDLYGRLLKETNKQELCPMGTGSDFDVRMPPAPPDNGQSPSKMSPTTVAPIATKSPKTTDSSKIYGNGIVAGLPPFGRNSQIVSFQTRTPPLLCPQPCSCKAHPSDFGISVSCQERNIKNLADLIPRPPNAKKLHLSGNYIRDISPSDFQGFEGLDLLHLGSNQIVTVQKGVFSNLTNLRRLYLNGNQLEQLHPEMFLGLSNLQYLYLEYNAIKEILAGTFDSMPNLQLLYLNNNVLRSLPAYVFEGVSLARLNLKNNHFMTLPVSGVLDKLQSLTQIDLEGNPWECSCDLVALKLWLEKLSDGVAAKEVRCASPVQFSNIELRLLKNEILCPKLVARPPFILTSATPVLTSVSPAGVGKAPPGGPVPLSIMILSILVVLILTVFVAFCLLVFVLRRNKKPVGRQEGLGDQECGSMSLQLRRHSHKSGKKGSIPGDDLGGETFIPQTIEHIGKSHTCGIGRSSDMDAGFKFADSQRQKIILRNSADKDKDSLSTLERNKRLSTIDELEEFLPHREPSMFIQNFLDSKRDFNSIGMGGYEIRYPEKTLDKKMKKSSLIGGNHSKIVVEQRKSEYYELKAKLQGTPDYLQVLEEQTALSKM, from the coding sequence ATGCTGCTCGTACTCCTGCTGGCAGCCTTTTCTTCCTCCATCTCCggctccctctcctcctccctctcctccccctccatgTCGGACGGACCCCAGATGGCAGACCCGTCCGCCTCGGACTTGATGGCCGAGACCTGCAGCGCCTGCTCCTGCATGTCGGTGGAAAACGTGCTGTACGCCAACTGTGAGAAGATCACTGTCTATCGACCCACGCAGCTCATCCCGCCGCCCTCGTCCCTCTACCACCTGAACTTCCAGAACAACTTCTTAATCATACTCTACCCAAACTCGTTCCTCAACTTCACCCACGCTGTGTCACTGCAGCTGGGGAACAATAAACTGCAGAACATCGAAGGTGGAGCGTTCATGGGGATGAGCGCGTTGAAACAGTTGCACCTGAACAATAATGAGTTAAAGGTGCTGCGAGCAGACACTTTCCTAGGGATAGAGAACTTGGAATACCTTCAGGCTGACTACAACTTGATAAAATACATTGAAAAGGGAGCATTTAACAAACTGCACAAGCTAAAAGTGCTCATCCTGAATGATAATCTCATACAGGCACTTCCTGACAACATATTCCGCTTTGCCTCGCTCACACACCTGGATATAAGAGGGAACAGGATCCAGAAGCTTCCTTATTTGGGAGTTCTGGAGCATATTGGGCGCATTGTAGAGCTACAGCTGGATGACAACCCCTGGAACTGTACCTGTGATTTAGCACCTCTCAAGGCATGGCTTGAAAACATGCCCTACAATATTTTTATCGGCGAGGCCATATGTGAAACCCCAAGTGACTTGTACGGGAGGCTCCTGAAAGAAACCAACAAGCAGGAGCTTTGTCCCATGGGAACAGGAAGTGACTTTGATGTTAGGATGCCGCCCGCACCCCCTGATAACGGGCAGTCCCCTTCCAAAATGTCCCCAACCACTGTGGCTCCCATTGCCACAAAATCGCCAAAAACCACTGACTCATCTAAAATTTACGGTAATGGTATTGTGGCTGGTTTACCACCTTTTGGAAGAAATAGCCAGATTGTTTCCTTTCAGACACGGACCCCTCCCTTGTTGTGTCCACAGCCCTGCAGCTGTAAAGCCCACCCCTCTGACTTTGGCATCAGTGTCAGCTGTCAGGAGAGGAATATTAAAAATCTAGCTGATCTCATTCCCAGACCCCCAAATGCCAAGAAACTTCACCTGAGTGGAAATTACATCCGTGACATCAGCCCGTCTGATTTCCAAGGGTTCGAGGGCTTAGATTTGCTACATCTTGGCAGCAATCAAATTGTCACTGTCCAGAAAGGTGTGTTTTCTAACCTCACTAATCTGAGGAGACTGTATTTGAATGGAAATCAGCTTGAACAATTACACCCAGAAATGTTTTTGGGTCTCTCAAACCTACAGTACTTATATTTGGAATACAATGCCATAAAAGAAATCTTGGCGGGTACTTTTGACTCCATGCCGAACCTACAACTCCTGTATCTCAACAACAACGTTCTGCGGAGTCTCCCCGCCTATGTGTTTGAGGGTGTCTCTTTAGCCAGGCTGAAtctgaaaaacaaccacttcaTGACCCTACCAGTGAGTGGTGTCTTGGACAAGCTGCAATCATTGACCCAGATAGACCTAGAAGGGAACCCGTGGGAGTGTTCCTGCGATCTTGTCGCCCTCAAACTCTGGCTAGAAAAGCTAAGTGATGGAGTGGCTGCCAAAGAGGTGAGATGTGCCTCCCCTGTGCAGTTCTCCAACATTGAGCTGCGCCTCTTGAAAAATGAGATCCTGTGTCCTAAGCTCGTTGCAAGACCCCCGTTTATTCTCACTAGCGCCACCCCTGTTTTGACCTCGGTTTCGCCCGCCGGAGTTGGCAAAGCACCACCGGGAGGGCCTGTGCCTCTCTCCATTATGATCCTCAGCATCCTCGTAGTGCTTATCCTTACTGTGTTCGTGGCCTTCTGCCTTCTAGTCTTTGTCCTGAGGCGGAATAAAAAACCAgtgggcaggcaggaggggctCGGGGATCAGGAGTGCGGCTCCATGTCATTGCAGCTCCGcagacacagccacaaatcAGGCAAAAAAGGTTCCATCCCAGGAGACGACCTGGGAGGCGAGACGTTCATCCCTCAGACCATCGAGCACATTGGCAAGAGCCACACCTGCGGGATCGGCCGCTCCTCGGACATGGACGCTGGGTTCAAGTTTGCAGACTCGCAGAGACAGAAGATCATTCTGCGGAATAGCGCCGACAAAGATAAAGACTCGCTCTCCACCCTGGAGCGCAACAAACGCCTCAGCACCATCGACGAACTTGAGGAGTTCCTCCCCCACCGAGAGCCCAGCATGTTCATCCAGAACTTCCTGGACAGCAAAAGAGATTTCAACAGTATAGGGATGGGCGGGTACGAAATCCGCTACCCAGAGAAAACGCTGGATAAAAAGATGAAGAAGTCGTCGCTGATAGGCGGGAACCACAGTAAGATCGtggtggagcagagaaaaagtgaGTATTACGAGCTGAAAGCCAAGCTCCAAGGAACGCCTGATTACCTGCAGGTGCTCGAGGAGCAGACTGCTCTGAGTAAAATGTAG